One stretch of Halodesulfovibrio sp. MK-HDV DNA includes these proteins:
- a CDS encoding ferredoxin, translated as MATPERMLICCQSFRAAGSPKGICHKQTDGFLQYIEEETLDRGLDALVVATTCLKQCEAGPVMVIQPENWWYKGVDSEEAIDAILDSLEDGNPCEEYLMES; from the coding sequence ATGGCCACTCCTGAAAGAATGCTGATATGCTGCCAAAGCTTTCGCGCTGCGGGCAGCCCGAAGGGCATTTGCCACAAGCAGACCGATGGGTTCTTGCAATATATTGAAGAAGAAACTCTCGATCGAGGATTGGACGCCCTTGTTGTTGCAACCACATGTTTAAAACAATGTGAAGCCGGTCCTGTCATGGTTATTCAACCAGAAAACTGGTGGTACAAAGGCGTAGATTCTGAAGAAGCAATTGACGCAATTTTGGACTCTCTCGAAGACGGAAACCCGTGCGAAGAATATCTGATGGAATCGTAA
- the nifK gene encoding nitrogenase molybdenum-iron protein subunit beta, giving the protein MLLRHTPTEVAERKSLTINPAKTCQPIGAMYAALGIKGCLPHSHGSQGCCSYHRSTLTRHYKEPISAATSSFTEGASVFGGQANLIQAINNIFTVYDPEVIAVHTTCLSETIGDDLKQIAAKAISEGKVPEGKTIIGAPTPSYVGSHVTGFSNMVKAMAQLAEETDKKNGKVNIIPGWVEPSDMEEIKRLATLIGVEITLFPDTSGVLNAPLTGEYHMFPNGGVTVEELKEAGQATGTLALGEWCSADAARWLDAKRKVPCTVLDMPFGLAATDRFIDTLRTIAGASIPESITTERGQLVDLISDMHQYFYGKRVAIFGDPDQVISMCEFLRSIDMYPAYVVTGTPGKKFEKRIKAITADMPFEVKVKAKGDMFLMHQWMKNEPVDLIIGNTYGKYMARDEDTPFLRWGFPILDRQGHQYFPTVGYKGGLRLLEKVLDLLLARKDRDAPQETFELVL; this is encoded by the coding sequence ATGTTACTCAGACATACACCTACAGAGGTAGCAGAGCGTAAGTCTCTGACTATTAACCCCGCAAAAACATGTCAGCCTATTGGTGCAATGTATGCCGCGCTGGGTATTAAAGGCTGCCTTCCACATAGCCACGGTTCGCAAGGGTGTTGTTCCTACCACCGCTCTACACTGACCCGTCATTACAAAGAGCCTATTTCTGCAGCCACAAGCTCTTTTACAGAAGGTGCATCAGTTTTTGGCGGTCAGGCAAACTTGATTCAGGCCATTAACAACATCTTCACGGTGTACGATCCTGAAGTAATCGCAGTGCACACCACTTGTCTGTCTGAAACCATTGGGGACGATCTTAAACAGATTGCAGCCAAAGCCATTTCCGAAGGCAAGGTGCCTGAAGGCAAAACCATTATCGGTGCTCCAACACCAAGCTATGTTGGCTCTCACGTTACAGGCTTTAGCAACATGGTTAAAGCGATGGCGCAGCTTGCAGAAGAAACAGACAAAAAAAACGGCAAGGTGAACATCATTCCGGGCTGGGTAGAACCTAGCGACATGGAAGAAATTAAGCGCCTTGCAACACTCATCGGTGTTGAAATCACCCTATTTCCGGACACCTCCGGAGTTCTTAACGCCCCTCTTACCGGCGAATACCACATGTTCCCGAATGGTGGTGTCACTGTAGAGGAACTCAAAGAAGCCGGACAGGCAACAGGAACTCTTGCCCTTGGAGAATGGTGCTCGGCTGATGCAGCACGCTGGTTGGATGCAAAACGCAAAGTGCCTTGTACTGTATTGGACATGCCTTTCGGCTTGGCCGCAACAGACCGTTTTATTGATACGTTACGTACCATTGCCGGTGCAAGCATTCCGGAATCCATCACCACAGAACGTGGCCAGCTTGTGGATTTAATTTCGGACATGCACCAGTACTTCTACGGAAAACGGGTAGCCATTTTCGGTGATCCTGATCAGGTAATTTCAATGTGCGAATTCCTCCGCTCCATTGATATGTACCCAGCATATGTTGTGACAGGTACACCGGGGAAAAAATTCGAAAAGCGAATTAAAGCCATCACAGCGGATATGCCATTTGAAGTAAAAGTTAAGGCAAAAGGCGACATGTTCCTCATGCATCAGTGGATGAAGAACGAGCCTGTAGATCTTATTATTGGCAATACCTACGGCAAGTACATGGCTCGTGACGAAGACACCCCGTTCCTTCGTTGGGGATTCCCGATTCTGGACAGACAGGGTCATCAGTATTTCCCGACAGTCGGTTACAAAGGCGGGCTGCGCTTATTAGAAAAAGTTCTCGACCTTCTATTAGCCCGCAAAGACCGCGACGCTCCTCAAGAGACCTTTGAGTTGGTTCTGTAG
- the nifD gene encoding nitrogenase molybdenum-iron protein alpha chain, whose product MSIKPKLVQWEPTDLKEELLKKYPPKVARKRAKQIMINEATECEAPPEIVANVRTIPGIITMRGCTYAGCKGVIMGPTRDIVNITHGPIGCGFYSWLTRRNQTDPGADGDNYIPYCFSTDMQDQDIIFGGEKKLEAAIQEAYDLFHPKAICIFSTCPVGLIGDDVHAVSRKMKEKFGDCNVFGFSCEGYKGVSQSAGHHIANNQVFTHLVGENKKPKEGKYKINLLGEYNIGGDGFEIDRLLKKCSITNIATFSGNSTYDQFASAQHADLSCVMCHRSINYVADMLETKYGIPWIKVNFIGAKSTADSLRNIAKYFGDPKLVTKVNDVIAEELPEVEAVINDVKERTKGKTAMLFVGGSRAHHYNDLFAELGMKTISAGYEFGHRDDYEGRQVIPGIKIDADSRNIEELEIKPSADEYKARKTPEQFKALEDAGFKFRHYDGLNPDLDKGSIIIDDLNQYEAEKLVELLKPDLFCAGIKEKFSIQKLGIPMKQLHSYDSGGPYAGFKGAVNFYEEIDRLVNSKVWSYMKAPWQENPELTATFVWE is encoded by the coding sequence ATGAGTATCAAACCAAAATTGGTGCAGTGGGAACCTACAGACCTGAAAGAGGAACTTCTTAAAAAGTACCCTCCAAAAGTTGCCCGAAAACGCGCCAAACAGATAATGATCAACGAAGCAACAGAGTGTGAAGCACCGCCGGAAATTGTTGCTAACGTTCGTACCATCCCCGGTATTATCACCATGCGCGGTTGTACCTATGCGGGTTGTAAAGGCGTTATCATGGGGCCTACCCGTGACATTGTGAACATTACTCACGGCCCTATCGGTTGCGGATTCTACTCATGGTTAACACGACGTAACCAGACAGATCCCGGCGCTGATGGTGACAACTACATCCCTTACTGTTTTTCAACAGACATGCAGGATCAGGACATCATTTTTGGCGGTGAAAAAAAACTGGAAGCTGCCATTCAGGAAGCCTACGACCTTTTCCACCCCAAAGCCATCTGCATCTTCTCCACTTGTCCCGTTGGACTTATCGGTGATGATGTTCATGCTGTTTCTCGCAAGATGAAAGAAAAATTCGGTGACTGTAACGTCTTCGGTTTTTCCTGTGAAGGGTACAAAGGGGTATCCCAGTCTGCCGGTCACCATATTGCGAACAACCAGGTTTTCACACACCTCGTTGGTGAAAACAAAAAGCCCAAAGAAGGCAAATACAAAATCAACCTTCTCGGTGAATACAACATCGGCGGGGATGGTTTTGAAATCGACAGACTGCTTAAAAAGTGCAGCATTACAAACATCGCAACGTTTTCCGGTAACTCCACGTACGACCAGTTTGCATCAGCCCAGCACGCAGACCTCAGCTGCGTAATGTGCCACCGCTCCATCAACTATGTGGCGGACATGCTGGAAACCAAATACGGAATTCCGTGGATTAAAGTGAACTTCATTGGCGCAAAAAGCACAGCCGATTCACTAAGAAACATCGCGAAATACTTTGGCGATCCCAAATTAGTGACGAAAGTTAACGACGTCATTGCTGAAGAACTGCCTGAAGTTGAAGCTGTCATTAATGATGTGAAAGAGCGCACCAAAGGCAAAACAGCCATGCTGTTCGTCGGCGGTTCCCGCGCTCACCATTACAACGACCTTTTTGCCGAACTGGGTATGAAAACAATTTCTGCCGGATACGAGTTTGGCCATAGAGATGACTATGAAGGCAGACAAGTCATTCCAGGCATCAAAATTGATGCTGACTCCCGTAACATCGAGGAGCTGGAAATCAAGCCTTCGGCAGATGAATACAAGGCACGAAAAACTCCTGAACAGTTTAAAGCCCTTGAAGATGCAGGATTTAAATTCCGCCATTATGACGGACTCAACCCGGACTTGGACAAAGGTTCCATCATTATTGATGACCTTAACCAGTATGAGGCGGAAAAGCTTGTTGAGCTCTTAAAACCGGATCTGTTCTGCGCTGGAATTAAGGAGAAATTCTCCATCCAGAAGCTTGGTATCCCAATGAAGCAGCTGCACAGCTATGACTCAGGCGGACCATATGCCGGTTTTAAAGGCGCCGTAAACTTCTATGAAGAAATCGACCGCCTCGTGAACAGCAAGGTTTGGAGCTACATGAAAGCGCCTTGGCAGGAAAATCCGGAACTAACCGCTACGTTCGTATGGGAATAA
- a CDS encoding P-II family nitrogen regulator, which translates to MKEITAILRMDMMNRTKKALTELGVDAFYAFEAQGRGKGFVNKKVLAGMEEGYEEAAAVLGEKGKLYPKRVLVAVVQDVEVDAIVQTIIATNQTGKPGDGKVFVCPVNDAVRVRSGEHGEKSIA; encoded by the coding sequence ATGAAAGAGATTACCGCAATTCTGCGTATGGATATGATGAACCGCACCAAAAAAGCTCTTACAGAGCTTGGGGTGGATGCATTCTATGCATTTGAGGCTCAGGGCAGAGGCAAAGGCTTCGTTAACAAAAAAGTTCTGGCAGGCATGGAAGAAGGATATGAAGAAGCCGCAGCCGTGCTCGGCGAAAAGGGTAAACTCTATCCTAAGCGAGTTTTGGTAGCAGTCGTTCAAGACGTTGAAGTGGACGCCATAGTTCAAACCATTATTGCTACCAATCAGACAGGTAAACCCGGCGATGGCAAAGTTTTTGTCTGTCCTGTTAATGACGCTGTCCGTGTCAGATCAGGCGAACATGGCGAAAAATCCATAGCGTAA
- a CDS encoding P-II family nitrogen regulator: MMIMVKAIVRPEKVDEVLKELMDKGFPAVTKFSVAGRGKQRGIKIGEVTYDELPKVMLLCVVKAEDKDDLIETIMDAARSGKKGAFGDGKIFVTAVEDVYTISSGIKEASPAAEG, from the coding sequence ATGATGATTATGGTTAAAGCGATTGTTCGCCCTGAAAAAGTGGATGAGGTGCTCAAGGAGCTTATGGATAAGGGCTTCCCTGCGGTAACAAAATTCTCCGTTGCAGGACGCGGTAAGCAGCGGGGCATTAAAATTGGTGAAGTCACCTATGACGAACTGCCTAAAGTCATGCTGCTTTGCGTTGTCAAAGCTGAAGATAAAGATGATCTGATCGAAACGATTATGGACGCAGCACGCTCTGGCAAAAAAGGCGCATTCGGCGATGGCAAAATATTCGTCACAGCAGTTGAAGACGTATACACGATCAGTTCTGGTATCAAAGAAGCTTCTCCTGCAGCGGAGGGCTAG
- the nifH gene encoding nitrogenase iron protein, whose amino-acid sequence MRKVAIYGKGGIGKSTTTQNTVAGLSMMGRKVMVVGCDPKADSTRLLLGGLQQKSVLDTLREEGEDVELEDIRKGGFGNTWCVESGGPEPGVGCAGRGIITSINMLENLGAYEESEDLDYVFYDVLGDVVCGGFAMPIRDGKAEEIYIVCSGEMMAMYAANNICKGVMKYAQSGGVRLGGLICNSRNVDNEKEMIEEFARKLGTQMIYFVPRDNDVQRAEINRKTVLEWNDAVPQADAYRGLSDAIDKNEMFVIPTPLEIEELESLLVDFGLMEIS is encoded by the coding sequence ATGAGAAAAGTAGCAATCTACGGCAAAGGCGGAATTGGTAAATCCACTACTACCCAGAACACAGTAGCAGGGCTTTCCATGATGGGACGTAAAGTTATGGTTGTCGGCTGTGACCCTAAAGCAGATTCAACCCGCCTTTTGCTCGGAGGCCTCCAGCAGAAATCCGTGTTGGATACACTTCGTGAAGAAGGTGAAGATGTGGAATTGGAAGATATCCGTAAAGGAGGGTTCGGCAACACATGGTGCGTAGAGTCTGGTGGCCCTGAGCCGGGTGTTGGCTGTGCAGGTCGCGGAATCATTACTTCCATCAACATGCTCGAAAACCTCGGTGCTTATGAAGAGTCTGAAGACCTTGATTACGTTTTCTATGATGTTCTTGGTGACGTTGTGTGTGGCGGTTTCGCAATGCCTATTCGAGATGGCAAAGCCGAAGAAATCTACATCGTCTGTTCTGGCGAAATGATGGCCATGTATGCAGCAAACAACATTTGCAAAGGCGTCATGAAATACGCCCAGTCCGGCGGCGTTCGCCTTGGCGGTCTCATTTGTAACTCTCGTAATGTTGATAACGAAAAAGAGATGATTGAAGAATTCGCCCGCAAACTTGGAACACAGATGATTTATTTTGTTCCGCGTGACAACGACGTCCAGCGTGCAGAAATCAACAGAAAAACAGTTCTCGAATGGAACGATGCCGTGCCGCAGGCAGATGCATACCGTGGACTGTCTGATGCCATTGATAAAAACGAAATGTTCGTCATCCCGACTCCTTTAGAAATTGAAGAACTGGAAAGTCTGCTCGTTGACTTTGGCCTTATGGAAATAAGTTAG
- a CDS encoding LeuA family protein has translation MPISIVIHEKKIFSGLLQVGVDEIELGWVGQSDLADFVAYARKKKVTAKLSVWSPCREADIRTAAQLSVDRVNIGVPSSDLHIEKRLSTQREALLQSLAENIEIAKECGISYISVGLEDVSRADELFALRMALVAEKHGASRVRLADSLGQLTPLAMVRLISRFRDALSVDIAVHCHDDFGMATANSITALQSGADYADVSILGVGERSGIAATEELAAYLAVKQNATEYAPRVLKGLCEFVASVAHVTIPRTKSIVGKDVFACESGLHVHALSKSPDLFEPYDPKEVGITRKMRVGSKSGKRAVLIALNEYGLVTDDGSLAQRDIEDVTKAVSQLSRKLERPLTEDEVGDVWKSVMCRAKPPVTAVC, from the coding sequence GTGCCTATTTCGATAGTAATACACGAAAAAAAAATATTTTCTGGCTTATTGCAGGTCGGTGTAGATGAAATAGAGTTGGGATGGGTAGGGCAAAGTGATTTGGCGGATTTTGTAGCGTATGCTCGAAAGAAAAAAGTAACTGCGAAACTGAGCGTATGGTCGCCGTGCAGAGAGGCAGACATTCGTACCGCTGCGCAGTTGTCTGTAGATCGAGTGAACATTGGTGTTCCATCATCTGATCTGCATATAGAAAAAAGATTATCCACTCAGCGAGAAGCGTTATTACAATCTCTTGCAGAAAATATTGAAATCGCAAAAGAGTGCGGCATTTCTTATATTTCCGTCGGACTTGAAGACGTGTCGAGAGCTGACGAATTGTTCGCATTACGCATGGCATTAGTTGCAGAAAAACACGGAGCATCCCGTGTACGGCTTGCAGATTCCTTGGGACAGCTAACTCCGCTTGCTATGGTGCGACTGATTAGCAGATTCCGTGATGCACTTAGTGTAGATATAGCTGTTCATTGTCATGACGATTTTGGCATGGCTACGGCAAATTCGATAACTGCTCTTCAGAGTGGCGCAGACTACGCTGATGTAAGTATTTTAGGTGTGGGTGAGCGTTCAGGAATAGCTGCAACGGAAGAGTTGGCGGCATATTTAGCAGTAAAACAAAATGCGACTGAGTATGCACCACGGGTACTTAAAGGACTGTGTGAATTTGTGGCTTCTGTAGCGCATGTTACGATTCCGCGCACAAAGTCTATTGTGGGGAAAGATGTTTTTGCTTGTGAATCAGGTTTGCATGTGCACGCGTTGAGTAAGTCTCCTGATTTATTTGAGCCATATGATCCAAAGGAAGTGGGCATTACAAGAAAGATGCGTGTTGGAAGCAAGAGTGGCAAACGTGCTGTTTTGATAGCTCTTAATGAGTACGGGCTGGTGACTGACGATGGCTCTCTTGCTCAAAGAGATATTGAAGATGTGACCAAAGCTGTGAGTCAATTGTCCCGTAAGTTGGAGCGCCCGTTAACTGAAGATGAAGTTGGAGATGTGTGGAAGAGTGTCATGTGTCGTGCAAAACCTCCTGTAACGGCTGTCTGTTAA
- the modA gene encoding molybdate ABC transporter substrate-binding protein has product MLKQALTYNTICMLILIAAVHLNAAERVDNVSIACSANFTDTLKKLKVEYEKTGAKVTCVFGATGMLYGQIINGAAYDLFLAADEKRPAMLFDKNLALEPKIYAKGTAVLWSMKKELKRLPTWEDVLVSSDLMHLGISNPKTAPYGATAEASLRAAGLYSKVESKIAFGKSVGTAFQYGYTGVADATFIALSQALSEKGMHGKYWGIPKSAKINQAACVIRSGNVEGAQKFLEWIEGKEARSILRRYGYE; this is encoded by the coding sequence ATGCTAAAACAAGCTCTTACTTATAACACAATATGCATGTTGATCCTTATTGCTGCGGTGCACTTAAATGCAGCAGAAAGAGTGGATAACGTATCTATAGCTTGTTCGGCTAACTTCACAGACACGCTTAAAAAATTAAAGGTTGAGTATGAGAAGACAGGAGCAAAAGTTACGTGTGTCTTCGGGGCGACAGGGATGTTGTACGGACAAATCATAAATGGTGCGGCGTATGACCTTTTCTTAGCAGCGGATGAAAAGCGTCCTGCCATGTTATTTGATAAAAATCTTGCGCTGGAACCAAAGATCTACGCCAAGGGCACCGCGGTCTTATGGTCTATGAAAAAAGAGCTGAAGAGGCTGCCTACATGGGAAGATGTGCTTGTTTCTTCTGACCTGATGCATTTAGGGATTTCGAATCCAAAGACCGCTCCATATGGAGCAACTGCGGAAGCCTCGTTGCGGGCGGCAGGTTTGTACTCAAAAGTTGAGTCGAAAATTGCTTTTGGAAAAAGTGTCGGCACGGCATTCCAGTATGGATATACCGGTGTAGCAGACGCGACATTTATTGCATTATCGCAAGCTCTTTCAGAGAAAGGCATGCATGGAAAATATTGGGGTATCCCAAAGTCTGCAAAAATTAATCAGGCTGCTTGCGTCATACGGTCTGGGAATGTTGAAGGTGCTCAGAAATTTCTTGAATGGATTGAAGGTAAAGAAGCTCGTTCTATCTTAAGGCGGTACGGTTATGAGTAG